A section of the Fusobacterium russii ATCC 25533 genome encodes:
- a CDS encoding hemagglutinin repeat-containing protein produces the protein MFKEEKSKSSSSSSSSGISGNISLNTNPMSIGFSNSGAKSRGTGTAYENSLINAGGKFKTDSENLNIAGANIEADKVDIKAKNIVIESKQDKSERKDSSHGTSLTITANPAMPIKDFSINSSKGSGEGAWVDKQSSLIARNSGSIEAENKLTNTGTIIGSLNKDKKLKVEAKEIVINHLEDKNKYENKGGGISASIGNTPNVSVVHDKVDKEQVNRATAINTDFTISGEKKTSEELGFNTDLSKAQEKTKDEEKHLNAELHTDLIDKKKRDEIVSAGRKIVAVAESVVNPNEGGSYNTFKEALVGIYLDEFRKENQEAFNEVKNTKRTLEEKLAIMTKLQEDFYRKHGYTGKLPIIMLTNEGKSFTQDGVDKFTGEKRTEKIFISINDLLNPNISAERLFLHESGHLNTYNEGKFGEETSWYITGKLGKSDKNRVFSEEERAKYLKDINENYKINKSLEEQFAEANKIPIENREHFADPEEEAQFYKGLTYSLKDGKFKFSEDTLKILKEKTVTDAYQKGLIKLELTEDAKYAA, from the coding sequence ATTTTTAAAGAAGAAAAATCAAAATCATCAAGCTCTTCTTCAAGCAGTGGAATAAGTGGAAATATTTCATTAAATACAAATCCTATGAGTATTGGTTTTTCAAATTCAGGAGCTAAAAGCAGAGGAACAGGAACGGCTTATGAAAATTCCCTTATAAATGCAGGAGGAAAATTTAAAACTGATTCGGAAAATCTTAATATAGCAGGAGCTAATATAGAAGCGGATAAAGTTGATATAAAGGCGAAGAACATAGTTATAGAATCCAAACAGGATAAATCAGAAAGAAAAGATTCAAGCCATGGAACGAGTCTGACTATTACAGCAAATCCTGCTATGCCAATCAAAGATTTCAGTATAAATTCATCTAAAGGAAGTGGAGAAGGAGCATGGGTAGATAAACAAAGCTCCCTAATAGCAAGAAATAGTGGAAGTATAGAGGCAGAAAATAAGCTGACTAACACAGGCACTATAATAGGTTCATTAAATAAAGACAAGAAATTAAAAGTAGAAGCTAAAGAAATAGTTATAAATCATTTAGAAGATAAGAACAAATATGAAAATAAAGGTGGAGGAATAAGCGCAAGTATTGGAAACACACCTAATGTATCAGTTGTTCATGATAAGGTGGATAAGGAACAGGTAAATAGAGCAACAGCAATAAATACAGATTTTACTATTTCAGGAGAAAAGAAAACATCAGAAGAATTAGGCTTTAATACTGATTTATCTAAGGCACAGGAAAAGACAAAAGATGAAGAAAAACATTTAAATGCAGAGCTACATACAGATTTAATAGATAAGAAAAAAAGAGATGAAATAGTATCAGCAGGAAGAAAGATAGTTGCTGTGGCAGAATCAGTAGTAAATCCAAATGAAGGTGGAAGTTACAATACTTTTAAAGAAGCACTTGTAGGAATTTATTTAGATGAATTTAGAAAAGAAAATCAGGAAGCTTTTAATGAAGTAAAAAATACTAAAAGAACTCTTGAAGAAAAATTGGCAATTATGACAAAACTCCAAGAAGATTTTTATAGAAAACACGGTTATACAGGAAAATTGCCAATAATTATGTTGACAAATGAAGGAAAGTCTTTTACTCAAGATGGAGTAGACAAATTCACAGGAGAAAAGAGAACAGAGAAGATATTTATTTCAATAAATGATTTATTAAATCCTAATATATCTGCTGAACGATTATTTTTACATGAAAGTGGACATTTAAATACTTATAATGAGGGAAAATTTGGAGAAGAAACTTCATGGTACATAACAGGAAAATTAGGTAAGTCTGATAAAAATAGAGTATTTTCTGAAGAAGAAAGAGCAAAATATCTAAAAGATATAAATGAGAATTATAAAATAAATAAAAGTTTAGAAGAGCAATTTGCAGAGGCTAATAAAATTCCAATAGAAAATAGAGAACATTTTGCAGATCCAGAAGAAGAG